A region from the Maridesulfovibrio zosterae DSM 11974 genome encodes:
- a CDS encoding methyl-accepting chemotaxis protein codes for MFKNLKIGTKIALSISIMMVFIFVAFTTITVQKTRESSRIQASELAEEMAGRYGNEVKGTIEKALDASWAGAAAIITFSNYKENLDRKMVNHFIQNLTETDPMFYGTQIVIEPNELDGQDSKYTGDKNYGPNGEYGQYGWHENGEWKLTEMYQHDPNNTRDWYKIPRDTKRAILTEPYTTPIVDYVMATVSVPIIKNNKFIGIVGIDFVLDAFEKMIDQIHPMETGYAFISSNKGYCVAHPQKDLVGKNITEIFPENEQNEVASTVKNGKRFHKVLTSPIDGKEYFYVLEPVKISGTSTPWTIGFAIPTEKIFVEANNFLKLSIGLSIIAIILVLGVVLFVARSVSKPIGTMVNFAQDIADGRFDSHPDKEQFGGELLTLYEALAKMIESLVDLIKTAEEKSGEAEHQTEAANIALEEAQKAKSAAESAKAEGMLHAARELEGIVEQVTSASERLSMQIDESSQGSEIQRERTTESATAMEQMNASVLEVAQNASQAAESAMNAKSNAENGGKIVANVVSSINSVNEASGRMVAGLGELGSQAAGISQVITVITDIADQTNLLALNAAIEAARAGEAGRGFAVVADEVRKLAEKTMQATQEVATAVHAIQSETKKNIDEMNSAATIAAKSTEYANQAGESLETIVGIVEDTADQVRAIATASEEQSAASEQINRGTDEVNRIATETADAMAQSRSAVADLARLTEELQNLIIELKSV; via the coding sequence ATGTTCAAAAACCTTAAAATCGGCACTAAAATAGCTTTAAGCATCAGTATAATGATGGTTTTTATTTTTGTTGCCTTTACAACTATTACCGTACAGAAAACAAGAGAATCCTCACGGATACAAGCCTCAGAACTTGCTGAAGAAATGGCTGGTAGATACGGTAATGAGGTTAAAGGAACCATTGAAAAAGCACTTGACGCTTCCTGGGCCGGAGCGGCAGCGATAATAACCTTCTCCAATTACAAAGAAAATCTTGATCGCAAAATGGTTAACCATTTTATTCAAAATCTTACAGAAACAGATCCAATGTTCTATGGCACACAAATCGTTATTGAGCCAAATGAACTTGACGGTCAAGACAGTAAATACACCGGCGATAAAAATTATGGACCAAATGGTGAGTACGGTCAGTATGGATGGCACGAAAACGGTGAATGGAAATTAACTGAAATGTACCAACATGATCCTAATAACACTCGTGACTGGTACAAAATTCCCCGTGACACTAAAAGAGCCATCCTTACTGAACCATATACGACTCCAATAGTTGACTATGTCATGGCAACCGTCAGTGTTCCGATAATCAAGAACAATAAATTTATAGGGATCGTAGGTATTGACTTTGTTCTCGACGCATTTGAAAAAATGATTGATCAGATCCACCCGATGGAAACAGGTTACGCATTCATCTCCTCCAATAAAGGATACTGTGTGGCCCATCCTCAAAAAGATCTTGTCGGGAAAAATATTACAGAAATATTCCCTGAAAATGAACAGAATGAAGTCGCGAGCACAGTTAAAAACGGTAAAAGATTTCATAAAGTATTGACCTCTCCTATCGACGGTAAGGAATATTTTTATGTTTTGGAACCAGTCAAAATTTCCGGAACGTCGACTCCCTGGACAATCGGTTTTGCAATACCGACAGAGAAAATTTTCGTAGAGGCAAACAACTTCCTGAAACTTAGCATAGGCCTATCAATTATAGCGATTATTCTTGTTCTGGGAGTCGTTTTATTTGTGGCCCGCAGTGTTTCAAAACCCATTGGAACTATGGTTAACTTCGCGCAGGATATTGCTGACGGCAGATTTGATTCTCATCCGGATAAAGAACAGTTTGGAGGTGAACTCCTTACTCTCTATGAGGCCCTAGCTAAAATGATTGAAAGCCTTGTAGATCTGATTAAAACGGCTGAAGAAAAATCAGGTGAAGCTGAACACCAGACTGAAGCAGCAAATATTGCTCTCGAAGAAGCGCAAAAAGCTAAAAGTGCCGCAGAAAGTGCAAAAGCAGAAGGGATGCTGCATGCTGCCAGAGAACTTGAAGGAATCGTTGAGCAGGTAACCTCTGCCTCTGAACGACTCTCTATGCAAATAGATGAATCCAGCCAAGGATCTGAAATTCAGCGCGAGCGTACTACTGAATCAGCAACAGCTATGGAGCAGATGAATGCATCAGTTCTTGAAGTAGCTCAGAATGCATCACAAGCAGCAGAAAGTGCCATGAATGCAAAATCTAATGCTGAAAACGGTGGAAAAATTGTAGCCAATGTTGTTTCTTCCATTAACTCAGTCAATGAAGCTTCAGGTAGAATGGTTGCAGGACTTGGTGAGCTGGGCTCTCAGGCTGCAGGTATTTCGCAGGTTATCACTGTAATTACGGACATTGCTGACCAGACAAATCTTTTAGCCCTTAATGCGGCAATTGAAGCAGCCAGAGCTGGTGAAGCAGGACGAGGATTTGCAGTTGTGGCAGATGAAGTGCGTAAACTTGCAGAAAAAACCATGCAGGCTACACAGGAAGTTGCAACTGCAGTTCATGCAATTCAGTCTGAAACAAAAAAGAATATTGACGAAATGAATAGTGCTGCCACTATTGCTGCTAAAAGCACTGAATACGCTAATCAGGCAGGAGAAAGCCTTGAAACTATTGTAGGAATAGTCGAAGACACTGCCGATCAGGTCAGGGCCATTGCCACAGCAAGTGAAGAACAATCTGCTGCAAGTGAACAGATCAACAGAGGCACTGATGAAGTTAACAGAATAGCTACTGAAACAGCAGATGCAATGGCGCAATCCAGAAGTGCTGTAGCTGATCTTGCCAGGCTGACTGAAGAGCTCCAGAACCTTATTATTGAACTAAAAAGCGTATAG
- a CDS encoding RNA methyltransferase, whose protein sequence is MLSNLSVILFGTKYPENVGSSARAMTNMGCSNLTLVSPASWDMEKAMPLATVKARDIVEKAAVANTLSEALIGHAKVYGTTARTGGWRKGVLTPSAAAPLIVKQLRAGEKVAIVFGPEDRGLTNDETQLCSRLINIPTSNENSSLNLSQAVLIILYECFRKALDKPYAPAGPPEERSTSFEEQEILAANLQETLLAIDFLKADNPDYWMMPVRRFMSRLDIKRNEFNLLMGICRQIKWIASQADKN, encoded by the coding sequence ATGCTTAGCAACCTCAGCGTAATTCTTTTCGGTACAAAGTACCCTGAAAATGTCGGGTCCTCAGCACGAGCAATGACCAATATGGGTTGCAGCAACCTCACACTGGTCAGTCCTGCCTCATGGGATATGGAGAAAGCTATGCCTCTGGCAACTGTTAAAGCCAGAGATATTGTTGAAAAAGCTGCTGTTGCAAATACTCTCTCAGAGGCATTGATAGGCCATGCTAAAGTGTATGGAACAACCGCCCGAACCGGTGGCTGGCGCAAAGGTGTGCTTACTCCGTCAGCAGCCGCCCCGCTTATTGTAAAGCAACTGCGTGCTGGAGAAAAAGTTGCCATCGTTTTCGGTCCGGAAGACCGAGGACTGACTAATGATGAAACACAGCTTTGCTCACGGCTCATTAATATTCCTACCAGCAATGAAAACAGCTCATTAAATCTTTCACAGGCTGTACTTATTATTTTATATGAGTGTTTCAGAAAAGCTTTAGATAAACCATATGCTCCTGCAGGACCACCGGAAGAACGCTCCACCTCTTTTGAAGAACAGGAGATACTAGCCGCGAACCTACAGGAAACCCTTTTAGCTATAGACTTTTTAAAAGCAGATAATCCAGATTACTGGATGATGCCTGTCCGACGCTTTATGTCCAGATTGGATATTAAACGAAATGAATTTAATCTTCTGATGGGGATTTGCCGCCAGATTAAATGGATTGCAAGTCAGGCCGACAAAAATTAA
- a CDS encoding tetratricopeptide repeat protein yields the protein MTETNMIKDLSGVFSRQKIAKVGTGTTTRRVAQIGYYFVEQTDENLFQVRPLNNNFVPTGDPEGIDREELLKDYTPEPEMYHKQVLPNMKDLQKTLARADRHRKQGNTFSAEMEYTSAIKVDEYNVRGNFGVGLCLMERKETERANDIFARLISMDAPFASEHKHMFNDFGISLRKSKMIPQAVQYYSKAIELSPDDEHLRYNLARAHFEDKAYDKAREDLNVCLELNPDFEEAKKFVAYLDKNKLG from the coding sequence ATGACTGAAACTAATATGATTAAAGACCTAAGCGGAGTTTTTTCCCGTCAAAAAATTGCCAAAGTAGGAACAGGAACAACCACTCGCCGTGTTGCCCAGATAGGGTATTACTTTGTTGAGCAAACCGATGAAAACTTATTTCAGGTTCGGCCGCTCAATAATAACTTTGTCCCCACTGGAGATCCTGAAGGAATTGACCGCGAAGAATTGCTGAAAGATTATACTCCTGAACCTGAAATGTATCACAAGCAGGTTCTTCCCAATATGAAGGATCTTCAGAAAACTTTAGCCCGCGCTGACCGTCATCGTAAGCAAGGAAATACTTTCAGTGCTGAGATGGAGTACACAAGTGCCATCAAGGTTGATGAATATAATGTTCGAGGTAATTTTGGCGTAGGGTTATGCCTTATGGAGCGCAAAGAAACAGAACGCGCCAATGACATATTCGCCAGACTTATTTCCATGGATGCACCTTTTGCATCAGAGCACAAACACATGTTCAATGATTTCGGAATAAGTCTGCGTAAATCAAAAATGATTCCGCAGGCAGTGCAATACTATTCCAAAGCCATTGAATTGAGCCCTGACGATGAACATCTACGCTATAATCTTGCCCGTGCACATTTTGAAGATAAAGCATATGACAAGGCACGTGAAGACCTCAATGTCTGCCTTGAGCTTAATCCTGATTTTGAAGAAGCCAAAAAATTTGTCGCTTATCTGGACAAAAATAAACTAGGCTGA
- a CDS encoding cobyrinate a,c-diamide synthase, producing the protein MNSIKGFIIAGTHSGCGKTSVTLGLMAALARRGLKVQPFKTGPDFIDPGHHSRAAGRTCHNLDGWMLTGETLRDIFSRYTQDADASIVEGVMGLFDGYSALEETGSTAHLSKELNLPVILVVDARSMARSAAALVQGFCNFDPETAVAGIIFNNVGSKNHEQTLREAISLTEIPLVGCLPRRAEIATPSRHLGLVTPEHLEDLDTKYSKLADWVEENLDIEQIIEVLPDIPIPPRFDEVPMIPRTRIGIAKDKAFSFYYEENLRILKKAGAELIPFSPIEDKELPEGISGLYIGGGYPELSAFDLAQNTKIRRAIADFSTSGKPVYAECGGFMYLMESICKDDRVFPMCGIFPFRSSMRSRFQALGYREIELSQNSPLGPAGTIARGHEFHYSSIEGAMDEISNSYSVTTKKETNIPEGFTINGNTIGSYIHLHFASNPQVAVNFVEACLNIDQESLSQKN; encoded by the coding sequence ATGAACTCTATAAAAGGATTTATAATTGCTGGAACCCACAGCGGATGTGGTAAGACCTCTGTCACCCTCGGTCTTATGGCAGCACTTGCACGCCGTGGACTTAAAGTTCAGCCATTCAAAACCGGCCCGGACTTCATTGATCCGGGACATCATAGCCGCGCAGCCGGCAGAACATGCCACAACCTCGATGGCTGGATGCTTACCGGAGAAACGCTGCGAGACATTTTTTCACGCTACACTCAAGACGCTGATGCCAGTATTGTAGAAGGAGTTATGGGGCTCTTTGACGGCTATTCAGCCCTTGAAGAGACCGGATCAACAGCCCATCTTTCTAAAGAGCTTAACCTGCCTGTAATTCTTGTAGTTGATGCCCGCTCAATGGCCCGCTCTGCAGCTGCTCTGGTACAAGGCTTCTGTAACTTTGATCCGGAAACGGCCGTAGCCGGAATTATTTTCAACAATGTAGGAAGTAAAAATCACGAACAAACTCTGCGTGAAGCCATTTCATTAACTGAAATACCACTGGTAGGATGTTTACCCAGACGCGCAGAAATTGCCACCCCTTCCCGTCATCTTGGACTGGTCACTCCTGAACACTTGGAAGATCTTGATACTAAATACAGCAAACTTGCTGACTGGGTTGAAGAGAATCTTGATATTGAACAAATAATCGAAGTTTTACCGGACATACCAATACCTCCGCGCTTTGATGAAGTTCCCATGATCCCACGTACCAGAATCGGAATTGCGAAAGACAAAGCATTTTCATTCTATTATGAAGAGAACCTGCGTATTTTGAAAAAAGCAGGAGCTGAACTTATTCCTTTCTCCCCTATTGAAGACAAAGAACTTCCGGAAGGTATTTCAGGGCTATACATAGGAGGAGGCTATCCTGAGCTGTCAGCCTTTGATCTCGCCCAGAACACCAAAATACGCCGGGCGATTGCTGATTTTTCAACTTCTGGTAAGCCTGTATATGCCGAATGCGGTGGATTCATGTATCTTATGGAATCCATATGCAAAGATGACCGTGTATTCCCCATGTGTGGCATTTTCCCTTTTCGCAGTTCTATGCGGTCACGCTTTCAGGCGCTTGGATATCGGGAAATTGAGTTATCTCAAAACAGTCCACTTGGACCGGCTGGAACCATTGCCCGTGGGCATGAATTTCATTATTCATCTATTGAAGGTGCTATGGACGAGATATCAAATTCATACTCGGTTACAACTAAAAAAGAGACTAACATACCTGAAGGATTCACCATAAACGGCAATACCATAGGAAGTTATATCCACCTCCACTTCGCCAGCAACCCTCAAGTTGCAGTAAATTTTGTCGAAGCTTGTTTAAACATAGATCAGGAATCTCTTTCTCAGAAAAATTAA
- the dinB gene encoding DNA polymerase IV: MQKFIMHIDMDAFFASVEQLDNPELRGKPVGVGSMHKRSVLSAASYEARKYGVRSAMPVQQALKLCPQLQIVSGTRARYKEISRKVMTVLGNFSPVVEQASIDEAYLDISGTEKLFGPPRKLAETIKEDILNATGLTASVGIAPVKFLAKIASDLDKPNGISIIEAHEVQSFLQKLPVEKIPGVGKKALPKLQLYGIKYAADFRRYTPEFWKDKFGERGLVLYEKGAGIDPTPVEVSGQMKSSSAENTFGEDVSDIHKLKTLLLKQSERIAADIRRKSLKGRTITLKIKFPDFRQITRSKTIETRTSHAGTIYKTGCALLDAEIPIGPVRLIGIGISNFDERSQQLSLLEDLENPVENKKLDQLDKAVDLVRLKFGKNILTRGRLLEDE; this comes from the coding sequence ATGCAAAAATTTATTATGCACATAGACATGGATGCTTTTTTTGCATCAGTTGAGCAGCTTGATAATCCAGAACTGCGTGGTAAACCTGTCGGAGTAGGTTCCATGCATAAACGTTCTGTTTTAAGTGCGGCATCATATGAAGCACGAAAATATGGAGTCCGATCTGCAATGCCCGTCCAGCAAGCATTAAAACTATGCCCTCAACTGCAAATAGTTTCCGGCACAAGAGCACGCTATAAAGAAATATCAAGAAAGGTCATGACGGTACTTGGTAATTTTTCTCCGGTTGTAGAACAGGCTTCAATTGACGAAGCATATCTGGATATCAGCGGCACAGAAAAATTATTCGGTCCGCCACGCAAACTTGCAGAAACAATCAAAGAAGATATTTTAAATGCAACCGGACTGACCGCTTCAGTGGGAATCGCACCCGTTAAATTTTTAGCCAAAATAGCATCCGACCTAGATAAACCAAATGGAATATCCATTATCGAAGCCCATGAAGTTCAAAGTTTTCTGCAAAAGCTGCCCGTAGAAAAAATACCCGGCGTGGGCAAAAAAGCATTACCGAAGCTACAGTTATACGGCATTAAATATGCTGCTGACTTTCGCCGTTACACACCTGAATTCTGGAAAGATAAATTCGGCGAACGAGGACTTGTACTATATGAAAAAGGTGCCGGTATCGACCCTACTCCGGTTGAAGTCAGCGGGCAGATGAAATCTTCCAGTGCAGAAAACACCTTTGGTGAAGATGTTTCTGATATCCACAAGCTTAAGACTTTACTGCTTAAACAATCAGAACGCATTGCCGCAGATATCAGGCGTAAAAGTCTTAAAGGACGCACCATCACCTTAAAAATAAAATTCCCCGATTTCAGGCAGATTACACGCAGTAAAACCATAGAGACACGAACCTCCCACGCAGGAACAATATACAAAACAGGATGTGCACTCCTTGATGCAGAAATACCAATCGGGCCTGTTCGGCTGATAGGTATCGGCATTTCAAATTTTGACGAGCGTAGTCAGCAGCTTTCGCTTCTTGAAGATCTTGAAAACCCAGTTGAAAATAAAAAGCTGGATCAACTTGATAAAGCTGTTGATCTGGTCCGCCTGAAATTTGGCAAGAACATTCTCACCCGCGGCAGGCTTCTTGAAGATGAGTAA
- the cbiD gene encoding cobalt-precorrin-5B (C(1))-methyltransferase CbiD yields the protein MSKQNQSLREGYTTGSTATAASMAALRVLLGGSVPDQIEIPLPVKGTLKVPVERVEKSTTDACGVVIKDGGDDPDATHGEEIHARIEISESKKLHVELHGGIGVGKVTLPGLPVPVGEAAINPVPRKQIIAGILKEISDSFPDFKGHIKVVIEVPRGKEIAEKTMNSRLGIIGGISILGTQGIVRPFSHASWKASIAQALNVAKASCLSEIVFTTGRRSEQFYLKHFADTKPIIMIQAADFFKFSMQQAKLKKMDKVCWSIFIGKLVKHAQGFPYTHAKDWAIDFPMLANWCSELGIEKFLIDKIQAANTARQVYDMIPENSKQIFCDMLRSKAQINAVNFSGNKNMRVDYFLFDFDGKLIQ from the coding sequence ATGAGTAAGCAAAACCAATCTCTCAGAGAGGGGTACACAACAGGATCAACTGCTACAGCTGCGTCAATGGCTGCTCTGAGAGTTCTACTTGGTGGTAGTGTCCCTGATCAGATTGAAATCCCCTTGCCGGTTAAAGGTACGCTAAAGGTCCCTGTAGAAAGGGTTGAAAAATCAACTACCGATGCTTGCGGAGTGGTCATAAAAGACGGAGGTGATGACCCTGATGCGACTCACGGTGAAGAAATTCATGCACGGATAGAAATTTCAGAAAGTAAAAAGCTGCATGTGGAACTTCACGGAGGCATAGGAGTAGGAAAAGTCACTTTACCGGGACTGCCTGTGCCTGTAGGTGAAGCTGCAATTAATCCTGTACCGCGAAAACAGATTATTGCTGGGATACTGAAAGAAATATCTGACTCGTTTCCTGATTTTAAAGGACATATCAAAGTCGTTATTGAAGTTCCCAGAGGAAAAGAAATAGCTGAAAAAACAATGAATTCCCGTCTTGGAATTATTGGAGGAATTTCCATACTGGGAACCCAGGGTATCGTACGCCCTTTTAGTCACGCCTCATGGAAAGCGTCAATTGCACAGGCTCTAAATGTAGCAAAGGCTTCATGCTTAAGCGAAATAGTTTTCACAACAGGTCGTAGAAGTGAACAATTCTATCTAAAACACTTCGCAGATACAAAGCCGATCATCATGATACAAGCTGCTGATTTTTTTAAATTTTCAATGCAGCAGGCCAAGCTGAAAAAAATGGATAAAGTGTGCTGGTCAATTTTCATAGGTAAACTGGTGAAACATGCTCAAGGTTTTCCCTATACTCATGCAAAAGACTGGGCTATCGATTTTCCGATGCTGGCAAACTGGTGTTCAGAACTAGGCATAGAAAAATTCTTGATAGACAAAATTCAAGCAGCAAATACTGCCAGGCAGGTTTACGACATGATCCCGGAAAATTCCAAGCAAATATTCTGCGACATGTTAAGAAGTAAAGCTCAAATAAATGCTGTTAATTTTTCAGGAAACAAAAACATGCGTGTTGATTACTTCCTATTCGACTTTGATGGAAAATTAATTCAATAA
- a CDS encoding bifunctional cobalt-precorrin-7 (C(5))-methyltransferase/cobalt-precorrin-6B (C(15))-methyltransferase, producing the protein MKYPLQIIGLHPGSLEPPSSAIKIIDNADVLSGGKRLLDHFSDFDGKKMPFIYPVRDYAQELLKLLKKEKKIVLLADGDPLFFGIAESLIPLIGSENVLVTPSPCTLQIGAARLNKGWKDIKAVSLHGRKDFFPLYSALQHRKDCAVYTDKGNTPSAIARTLLEKGVDNYNMSVLSELGTESEIIAQGNLESFTDFNCADLNIIILTLKKENTQPQQFGREDNGFTRQKGLITKLPVRATGLALLDLRPEQTVWDLGAGCGSVAIEGSFITGDSKFFAVEKNTERVEMIKENIRKFRAWTVEAVAGTMPDILKELPDPDRIFIGGGIGRDASVIEEAAQRLKPAGRIVVHTILMGSVQRTRETFDSLGWPWQAMQLQSSTSEKLAGDIRFKAQNPITIIWAAKPAGQ; encoded by the coding sequence ATGAAATATCCCTTACAAATTATCGGCTTGCACCCGGGAAGCCTTGAGCCACCATCTTCTGCCATAAAAATTATTGATAATGCTGACGTACTCAGCGGAGGGAAAAGGCTGTTAGATCATTTTTCTGATTTCGATGGCAAAAAAATGCCTTTCATATATCCAGTACGAGACTATGCACAGGAACTATTGAAACTCCTTAAAAAAGAAAAAAAGATTGTACTCTTAGCGGATGGAGACCCTCTTTTTTTTGGTATTGCAGAATCATTAATACCACTTATTGGCAGTGAAAATGTGTTGGTAACCCCTTCACCTTGCACACTCCAAATAGGAGCAGCGCGTTTAAATAAAGGCTGGAAAGATATAAAAGCTGTTTCACTGCATGGACGAAAAGATTTCTTCCCGCTCTATTCAGCTTTGCAACACCGCAAAGATTGCGCAGTATATACAGATAAAGGCAATACCCCTTCAGCTATAGCAAGAACCCTTCTGGAAAAGGGTGTTGATAATTACAACATGAGCGTTCTTTCGGAGCTTGGAACTGAATCAGAAATCATTGCTCAAGGAAATCTCGAAAGTTTTACAGATTTCAATTGTGCTGACCTAAATATTATTATTCTTACACTCAAAAAAGAAAATACCCAGCCACAACAGTTCGGGCGTGAAGACAATGGTTTTACACGTCAAAAAGGGCTTATCACCAAACTTCCGGTACGTGCCACAGGGCTTGCTCTACTTGATTTACGTCCTGAACAAACTGTCTGGGACCTCGGCGCAGGGTGCGGTTCGGTTGCAATTGAAGGATCTTTTATTACTGGTGACTCTAAATTTTTTGCCGTTGAAAAAAATACAGAGCGGGTCGAAATGATCAAAGAAAATATCCGTAAATTTCGGGCATGGACTGTTGAAGCGGTAGCTGGAACAATGCCTGATATTTTAAAAGAGCTGCCAGATCCTGACCGCATTTTCATTGGCGGGGGTATTGGCAGAGACGCAAGTGTAATTGAAGAAGCAGCGCAAAGACTGAAACCTGCAGGACGTATTGTAGTCCACACTATTCTTATGGGCAGTGTCCAGCGAACGAGAGAGACATTTGATTCTCTAGGCTGGCCTTGGCAGGCTATGCAGTTGCAGTCCTCGACCTCAGAAAAACTGGCTGGAGATATCCGCTTTAAAGCTCAAAATCCTATTACCATAATCTGGGCAGCTAAGCCCGCAGGACAATAG
- the cobM gene encoding precorrin-4 C(11)-methyltransferase produces the protein MGKVYFIGAGPGDPELITVKGQRIILEAGLVLYAGSLVPKAVIASASENARVENSASMSLEETNKLMVEHAGKGEIVARVHTGDPALYGAVQEQARLLKQAEIEYEIIPGVTSACAAAAASSSSFTVPGGTQTLIITRMEGRTPVPEDESLQKLAAHNSAMAIYLSAGNPSGIQEQLLAGGMAKDTPVVLGYRIGWPEEKSVETTLENLAEAAQENDFNRQTIFMILPGKGADSESLLYDAGFSHMFRDGGKQ, from the coding sequence ATGGGAAAAGTATACTTCATTGGCGCAGGACCGGGTGATCCTGAACTGATTACTGTCAAAGGACAACGCATTATACTGGAAGCAGGACTTGTTCTATATGCAGGATCATTGGTACCCAAAGCAGTCATAGCCTCAGCATCCGAGAATGCCCGAGTTGAAAATTCGGCCTCAATGTCGCTGGAGGAAACCAATAAACTAATGGTTGAACATGCCGGAAAAGGTGAAATTGTTGCCCGAGTTCATACAGGTGATCCGGCTCTTTACGGAGCAGTTCAGGAACAGGCCCGCCTACTTAAACAGGCTGAAATTGAATATGAAATTATTCCGGGGGTAACCTCTGCCTGTGCAGCAGCAGCCGCATCAAGCTCATCATTTACAGTGCCGGGAGGGACTCAAACCCTGATTATTACCCGTATGGAAGGCCGCACTCCAGTTCCTGAAGATGAAAGTCTACAAAAGCTTGCTGCCCACAACAGTGCCATGGCAATCTACCTGTCCGCAGGCAATCCATCAGGTATTCAGGAGCAGCTTCTTGCCGGTGGAATGGCAAAAGACACTCCGGTAGTTCTCGGCTATCGCATTGGCTGGCCGGAAGAGAAATCTGTAGAGACGACTCTTGAAAATCTGGCTGAAGCAGCGCAAGAAAATGATTTTAATAGACAAACAATTTTTATGATTCTCCCCGGAAAAGGGGCTGATAGTGAATCTCTGCTTTACGATGCAGGCTTCAGCCACATGTTCAGAGATGGTGGCAAGCAATAA
- a CDS encoding secondary thiamine-phosphate synthase enzyme YjbQ produces the protein MDILEINTGEHEEMIDITVQIREHVHKNGWESGALLLYCPHTTGAVTVNEGADHDVVRDIIVNMRKLIPHRGDYRHMEGNSDAHIKTSMFGPEQMLIVEDGDVMLGTWQRIFFCEFDGPRNRKLWVKWLETCV, from the coding sequence ATGGATATTTTAGAGATCAATACCGGCGAACATGAGGAAATGATCGATATTACGGTACAGATAAGGGAACATGTACATAAAAACGGATGGGAATCCGGAGCTCTATTGCTCTATTGCCCTCATACAACAGGGGCTGTCACTGTTAATGAGGGAGCTGATCATGATGTTGTCAGAGACATTATTGTCAACATGCGCAAACTTATTCCTCATCGCGGTGATTACCGTCATATGGAAGGTAACTCTGACGCACACATCAAAACAAGCATGTTCGGCCCAGAACAAATGCTTATAGTTGAAGATGGAGATGTAATGCTCGGCACATGGCAGCGCATTTTCTTCTGCGAGTTTGACGGGCCAAGAAACCGTAAATTATGGGTCAAATGGCTGGAAACTTGTGTATAA
- a CDS encoding DUF4389 domain-containing protein has translation MDYQKKGCPRRTDILKRFIRTLICMFAFELIRMLTYAIVFVQFAISIITGKHSAPLRNFGNKLSRYTYEILRYATLNNNRKPFPFSNLPAEHQCEHQASDIDYS, from the coding sequence ATGGATTATCAAAAAAAAGGCTGTCCCCGCCGAACTGACATATTAAAAAGATTCATTAGAACCTTGATATGCATGTTTGCTTTTGAGCTGATAAGAATGCTGACCTATGCAATAGTATTTGTACAATTCGCTATAAGCATTATTACCGGTAAACACTCGGCTCCTCTGCGTAATTTCGGCAACAAACTCAGTAGATATACATATGAAATTCTGCGATATGCCACTCTTAACAACAATAGAAAGCCGTTTCCATTTTCCAACCTGCCTGCTGAACATCAATGTGAACATCAGGCTTCAGACATAGATTACTCATAG